A stretch of DNA from Nitrososphaerota archaeon:
CATAGAGGAATATGCTGAGACCAATCAACGACGAAACGCTCACGTACAAAACAGCAATCCAGATCCTTTTGGATACCATTCTGACCGTTCCGATACTTCACGGTCTCGGCCTTATATAGTTTTTATTGCTTTGAGAAGTAATCGCTCAATATCATACGAACAGTCTCAGGTATTGAGTCAAGAAGTCTCTTTTTCCGTTCTTCTTCTAGTTTTTTCTCCATTTCCTCGGTTATGGATATCAGACGCTTCTGCGCCATATCTATTATCATCAATAGATATCGATAGGTTCTGTTTAGTCTTCGACAGCTGATAAGGGAGATTAACGAAATATTTGGGGTTGTGGTTCGATGCCTTTATTTTGATCTCCTTTTGTATGAAATTCGCATTTGAAACGCTACCAGAGAGCCATTATTGCAACTGTAATCATCAGCATTAGTGTATCTATTTGGTATGTTGCGATGCATTTTATTGACGAAAATAATTTTCAGGCACGAATTATCTATGAAAGCGAGAGTTGCGGGCCTTATGGGGATGGTTCGACTTAAAATTTGGCCCGACGGTTTAGCATCACTAGATGGAAAAGAATTTGATCGTAAGTTGTTCAGGATTGGATTTGTTTCTAACTCGGAGTTAAACGAGATTACTAACCTATCACGAAAGGCTGATTTCTACAATTTGAAATCAGTATATTCTAGACGCTCGGATGCTTTCGATGTTTGCGACTATAAACTGACAATTCAGAACAGCACGACTACAAAATGGGTTAGGTGGAGTAGCGTATCAGCTGAGCCTATACCTGAAGAGTTCCATGACTTGGCTGGATACGTGAGTCAGATTAAGGAAAACCTTTACAACAGCCCTCTAGGTTATGGCGGTTAGATGTTTTTCTTGCTTGCATTCTGAATTATTGTTAGCCACTTGTTTTTGCCTTCAATCTTGATCCCAGCTGCCTCAGCCGGTGTTATCTTGTTAGGTAATCATGTGTGTGGGCGTATGAAGTTGTAGTAAATCTCCATGCCTTCGATAATTGGCGAGTCATCTTTCTTGATGCCACGCATGACCTTTTCTCGATCTCTCCATTCGCCGTTTTGTCTCTCCATCTTGTTGTTGTGAACCTGTCCCGACAGCCTGATTTCTCTTATGTGGTCTGTTTTTTGATTTCCGTAAGTATCCAGAGCTCTTTACGGCAGGCATCGAGATGTCGAAGAGTTAAGAGAAGCTAGATTTGCTTAGCTAGATTATTTGACCCGGCTTCTCACGACTAAGAACACGCCTACACCAGTTAGTAGTGCTAGCGCGAAAGGTGTGCCGACTGTAACTGGATCAATTTTTGCGGATATTTTGTCAGGTGCTGCTAAAGTGGATTGATATTGAGGAGCTTCCTTCGTTTTTAATTGTCCTGCTCCCATGCTCTCATTGCTAGGTGCCGCTATCGATGGTTGGGATCTGAGTGATTTCTCCGTTGCTTGAAAATCTTGCGGGGGTTGCTCAATAGTAGTCAGCATGGATAGACTGATTATCATCGCTGCTGCTAGAACTACACCTAGGACGGTGTTTAGCACGACTCGTTTGCCGCCGTTCATAGCCCTTTTTCACTACCTCCTTTCTCATCTTCTTTCGTTTGGTGCTCCGATATGGATGGGATTGGCAGACGATATAATTCTAGAGATTAGAACAGTCTGTTCGCTTTTTGTTCTCATATTGGCCGTCTCCTCCAGATCCTGACCGTCTCGTACCAGAAGATGACTGATGCCGCTGTCACGAAGCTTAACGCGAAAACGTCTAGCCTGCTGTAGGCTACTGCTAAGTAGAATACGAGGAGAGTTGTGAAGAAGGCGGCGTAGAATGAGTAGCGTGGAAGCATAAACCTGCCCACCTGAGTGAAGACTTTGAGGACGCCCACCTGCACCTTCTTAGTCAAGTAGTAACGGCCGTAAGCGTCTTTATCGACTAATCCGAGCTCCTTCAGCTTCTCAAGATGGTGA
This window harbors:
- a CDS encoding transcriptional regulator produces the protein MVEDASDADRSADIEASLKGKSMHVYMYLLKTGSPVGVREIQRDLKMSSPSVASHHLEKLKELGLVDKDAYGRYYLTKKVQVGVLKVFTQVGRFMLPRYSFYAAFFTTLLVFYLAVAYSRLDVFALSFVTAASVIFWYETVRIWRRRPI